In Pseudomonas flavescens, the sequence GTCGGATATCCACCCGACCATTGTGGGATAGCACCCCTTCGACGCGCAATCGGGCGCGTTGTTCAACACCGCTTGGCGTGTCGTCCGTCAGGCTCAGACGGCCCCCTGCGGCGACTACCCGGTGCCAGGGCAGGACGGTGCCGTCAGGCAGCTGGCTCAGCGTACGGCCCACCCAACGGGCGGCGCGACCCAGCCCGGCGAGGTCCGCCAATTGACCATAAGTGACCACCTTGCCGGTGGGTACCTGAGCGAGTGCCAGGTACAGGGCATCGCGGCGAGCCTGCTGATCCGCATCGGCCAGTGGCATGCTGTAATCCGCTTGTCGTTTGGCCATGGCTGGCTCCTGGGGGCGTGACCGCCTGGCGCGGCATTTTCTGCGCCCCATCGTGAACTCGCGTGAATTCCGTCGGTCATTTCTTGCTCATATAACGGGTATGCGGATAATGCCCGATTTATCGCGAACCGGAGCACCAGCATCCGCTTATGTTTACTCGAACTCTGTTGTGCCTGAGCCTCAGTACGGCGGCGATGCCGCTGATGGCCGATACCGTCTGGATGAAGAACGGTGACCGTCTGACCGGAACCATCAAGGTTCTCGATGGCGGCAAGCTGCTTCTGGAAACCGATTACGGTGGTTCCATTCCTCTGGACTGGAAAAAGATCGCGACACTCGACAGCGAACAGGAGTTGCTGGTCAAGGAGAACGACATCACTGGCGAGCGGGCCAAGTCGCTGCAGGCCTCCGACGCTGGCAAGGTCACCCTCGCCAACGGCGATGCGCCGAAGACCGTCGAGCTGGCGAGCATCAAGCAGATCATGAAGCCCAAGCCCTTCGTCGAAGACTTCATGTGGAAGGGCAACGTCGACGTGGCCATGGATTACAAGCGCGCCGAGAGCGACACCGATGACTACGACATCGATGTGAAGACCCAGGCGCGGCATGGCAAATGGCGCCACAACGCCACGCTGGACTACAACCGCGAGCTTCGCAACGACGTGGTCAGCACCGACAACTGGGGCACCGAGTACGCCCTGGACCGCTTCCTCGACGAGCAATGGTTCTGGCAGGGGCGTCTGGAGTACAAGCGCGACAAGATCGAAGATCTGGAGCGTCAGCGCACCATCGGTACCGGTCCGGGTTACCAGTTCTGGGACAACGAGCTGGGCGCGCTCTCCGTTGCCGGGCTGCTCAACCGTTCCGACTACGAATACTCCAATGGCGAGAAAGACAATTTCTACGCCATCAGCATGCGCTGGGATTACAACCGTTACCTGATCGGCAAGACCTTCGAGCTGTTCAGCACCGGTGAGCTGGGCAAGCCGCTGGCCAGCGCCGCCGACTACTCCCTGGATGCCGAAGTGGGCCTGCGTTACAAGGTCACCGACTGGGCATCCCTGAACATGAAGGCCTCGAAGGATCAGGTCAGCGGTTCGGAAGGCGACAAGGACGAGACCCGCTACACCGTTGGTTTCGGGGTAGGTTGGTAATCCGCCCCAAGTGCCGCATGCAAAAAAAGCCCTGCATTATGCAGGGCTTTTTCGTGGGCCATGGCTATTACAGGCGAACGCCACCATCGAGCTCGAGAATGCGCCCGGTGAAGTAGTCGTTTTCCAGCAGGTAGGCCACCGAATGGGCAATTTCCCGTGGCTTGCCCAGGCGCTTGAGCGGAATGACCGCCGTCATGCGCTCCAGTGCTTCGGGTTTCATGCTGGCGACCATGTCGGTTTCGATGAAACCCGGCGCCACCCCCGCCACGCGGATGCCATAACGGGCCAGCTCGCGGGCCCAGACCACGGTGTCGGCGGCGACGCCGGCCTTGGCGGCCGAGTAGTTGGCCTGACCGACGTTGCCGGCCCGGGAAACCGAAGAAATATTGATGATCGCGCCTTCGTTCTGCAGTTCGATCATCTTCGCCGCCACTTCCCGCGTGCACAGGAACACGCCGGTCAGGTTCACGTCGATCACCGACTGCCACTGTGCCAGGCTCATCTTGCTCATTTCGCCGTCCTTGACCTTGATGGTCAGGCCGTCGCGCAGAATCCCGGCGTTGTTGACCAGGCCATTGATCGAGCCGAAGTCTTCGGCGATCTGGGCGATGGTCTGGGTGACCTGCTCTTCACTGGCCACGTTGCACAGATAGGTGCGGGCCTGAACGCCCAGCGCCCGGCAGGCCGCTGCGGTGTCATCGAGTTTCTCCTGGTTGAGATCGACCAGGGCCAGACGCACCCGTTTCTCGGCGAGGTACTCGGCCATGGCCCGGCCAAGGCCCTGACCGCCGCCGGTGATGATGATGACCTTGTCTTCGAGTTGCATGCCAATCCCCTTCGAATCAGTTTGGCGGGATGCCGTTACCGCACTGTAGCGATTATCCTAAGCGCTTGTCTGCGTCCGTCGGGAGTCTTGATATGAGTGTGCAAGCCAATCGCCAGGCCCGGGAGTTGCTGCTCGGGGAGTACCGTGGCGCGTTGTCCACTCACTCCAGAGCGATGCCCGGCTTTCCTTTCGGCTCGGTGGTGCCCTACTGCCTGGATGCTCAGGGTTGGCCGCTGATCCTGATCAGCCGCATTGCCCAGCACACCCATAACCTCAAGGCGGACGCGAAGTGCTCGCTGTTGGTCGGGGAGCGCGGTGCCGAAGACGTTCAGGCGGTGGGGCGTCTGACCCTGCTGGCCGAAGCGAAGACGCTCCATGAGGCTGCCGATATCGAAGCGGCCGCCGAGCGCTATTACCGGTACTTTCCCGAATCACGCGGTTATCACAGTGCCCACGACTTCGATTTCTGGCGCTTGCAGCCCGTACGCTGGCGTTACATCGGCGGTTTCGGCGCGATTCACTGGCTCGATCAGGTGGCGCTGGATAACCACTTCGCCGGTGACACCGAGCTGCGCATGCTCGAACACATGAACAGCGACCATGCCGACGCCATCGCGCATTACGTCGCCCTGAGCGGGCTGCCCGCTACGGAACCTGCGCGGATGGTGGGTATCGACAGTGAGGGATTTCACCTGCGTATAGGCCACAGCCTCTACTGGCTGGCCTTTCCAATATCCTGTAACACTGCCGGGGAGGTGCGCGAAGCCTTGGTGCGCCTGGCGCGGGCCGACACGTGGCCAGAGCAATTCGAGACTTCAGCTTGAATTAAGCGCAACACCCCATACTTACCTCCTACTGGAAGTCGTTCTTCCGTCAAGGAAACCGCGATGCGCATTTTCATGTTGTTGTTCCTGCTGTTCCCGATTCTGGAACTGGCAGTGCTTATTTCGGTGGGCAGTGCCATTGGCGTGCTGCCGACCATTGCCCTGGTGATCGCGACGTCGATCTTCGGTGGCCTGATGCTGCGTATTGCCGGCATCACGACTGCCTGGCGTGCCCGCGAAAGGCTGGCCCGTGGTGAAATGCCCGACCAGGAGGTTCTGCAGGGCTTGATGATGGCGGTTGGTGGCGGTCTGCTGCTGCTGCCGGGCTTCATCACCGATGTCATCGGCCTGCTGTGTCTGCTGCCGTTCACCCGTCGCAAGCTGGTCGAACGCGTGCGTCGCCGGGCCGCCGAGCAGGCCGAGCGTCAGCGCGCCTTCGCCGACGACCTGGCTGCGCGCAATGGCCAGCCGGGCTCCGGTGGCCATCGTCCGAACGTGCTCGAAGGCGAGTACGAACGCCGCGACTGACCGAGCCCGGTTTCGCTGCAAGCGAGCCCCGATCTGGCCACGCCAGTTCGGGGCTCGCCGTTTTCGCACGGACGATTTTCGTTCCCCTGGCGGGAAAAAAATTCACCCCGCACCCTTGAATTGCTCTTGTTCGACCTTATGTAGCGGTCACCGCAAGGTTTTTCAGCGTATCTGCGCTGAAACATATTTCGGCGTTACGTGTAGTGCGCAGCGCCATGATCCTGCCGGTGAGAACACCGGTTGAAGTCAACAACTATTGGGAGAGATCGACAATGAAGCTTCGTCCTTTGCATGACCGCGTCGTGATCCGTCGCAGCGAAGAAGAAACCAAAACCGCTGGCGGTATCGTGCTGCCGGGCTCGGCCGCTGAGAAGCCGAATCAGGGCGAAATCGTTGCTGTTGGCACTGGCCGCGTTCTGGATAGCGGTGAAGTCCGTGCACTGGCCGTCAAGGTCGGTGACAAAGTGGTTTTCGGCCCTTACTCGGGTAGCAACACTGTCAAAGTCGACGGCGAAGACCTGCTGGTGATGAGCGAGAACGAAATCCTCGCTGTTGTCGAAGCCTGATTTCCCGCGAATCTCCGTTTAACCGTCAAGAATTGAGGATCAATTTCCATGGCTGCTAAAGAAGTTAAGTTCGGCGACTCCGCCCGCAAGAAAATGCTCGCCGGTGTGAACGTCCTGGCTGATGCCGTCAAAGCGACTCTGGGCCCGAAAGGCCGCAACGTGGTTCTGGAAAAGAGCTTCGGCGCTCCGACCATCACCAAGGACGGCGTTTCCGTCGCCAAAGAAATCGAGCTGAAAGATCGCTTCGAGAACATGGGCGCTCAGCTGGTCAAGGACGTTGCGTCCAAGGCCAACGACGCTGCCGGTGACGGCACCACCACCGCTACCGTTCTGGCTCAGGCTATCGTCAACGAAGGCCTGAAAGCCGTCGCTGCCGGCATGAACCCGATGGACCTCAAGCGTGGTATCGACAAAGCCACCATCGCCATCGTCAAAGAGCTGAAGAACCTGTCCAAGCCTTGCGCTGACACCAAGGCAATCGCTCAGGTCGGTACCATTTCGGCCAACTCCGACAACTCCATCGGCGACATCATTGCCGAAGCCATGGAAAAAGTCGGTAAAGAAGGCGTGATCACCGTTGAAGAAGGCTCTGGCCTGGAAAACGAACTGTCCGTCGTCGAAGGCATGCAGTTCGACCGTGGCTACCTGTCCCCGTACTTCATCAACAAGCCGGACACCATGGTTGCCGAGCTGGACAGCCCGCTGATCCTGCTGGTCGACAAGAAGATCTCCAACATCCGCGAAATGCTGCCGGTGCTGGAAGCTGTCGCCAAAGCTGGTCGTCCGCTGCTGATCGTTGCTGAAGACGTCGAAGGCGAAGCGCTGGCTACCCTGGTCGTCAACAACATGCGCGGCATCGTCAAGGTCGCTGCCGTCAAGGCGCCGGGCTTCGGTGATCGCCGCAAGGCCATGCTGCAAGACATCGCCATCCTGACTGGCGGTACCGTGATCTCCGAAGAAGTCGGTCTGAGCCTGGAAAGCGCCACCCTGGAGCACCTGGGTCAAGCCAAGCGCGTTGTCCTGAACAAGGAAAACACCACCGTCATCGACGGCGCTGGCCAGCAAGCCGACATCGAATCGCGCGTTGCGCAGATTCGCAAGCAGGTCGAAGACACTTCGTCCGACTACGACAAAGAGAAACTGCAAGAGCGTCTGGCCAAACTGGCTGGCGGTGTTGCCGTGATCAAGGTCGGTGCCGGTACCGAAGTCGAGATGAAAGAGAAGAAAGCCCGCGTTGAAGACGCCCTGCACGCTACCCGCGCAGCCGTCGAAGAAGGTGTGGTGCCTGGCGGTGGCGTTGCCCTGGTGCGCGCGCTGCAGTCGATCTCCGAGCTCAAGGGCGACAACGAAGACCAGAACGTCGGTATCGCTCTGCTGCGTCGCGCTGTCGAAGCGCCGCTGCGTCAGATCGTTGCCAACGCTGGTGACGAGCCGAGCGTCGTGGTCGACAAGGTCAAGCAGGGTTCGGGCAACTACGGCTACAACGCTGCAACTGGCGTCTACGGCGACATGATCGAGATGGGCATTCTCGATCCGGCCAAGGTCACCCGTTCCGCGCTGCAAGCTGCTGCGTCCATCGGCAGCCTGATGATCACCACCGAGGCGATGATCGCTGAAGTGCCTGACGACAAAGGCGCTCCGGCCATGCCTGACATGGGCGGCATGGGTGGCATGGGCGGCATGATGTAAGCCACCCGGCACCTGCAGTAACGAGAAACCCCGCGCTTGCCGCGGGGTTTTTTTATCTGTAGTTTCTGGCGACCGCCATGGCGGTATACCGTTCGTCTTGAGAAAAGTTGCAACTGCTTATCGTGATCTAGTGTTAGCAGACGGCGTTTGCAGCGCCATCAAGAGGTTGCACTCATGAGATTAGAAATAGCGCGAGGTTTGTTCCTTGTGGCGGCGCTCAGTGTATCGGTGGCAGCGGCTGCTTCCTGGTACGAACCTGGCCATGGCGTGGTGAGCAGCCATGGGCGCAGCTATTGTGCCAACCCCGATCTCAAACGCACCTCGGCGGCCCAGGCGCAGGCCAGTCAGAATCTGCTCTGGTTGGTGTTGGGCCTGTCTCAGGGCATGCGACCGCAAGGTTGAAAAAACCCACTCTCGTTCCGTTGGCAAAATAGTGAATTTCTCCACGGCTGGAAAACTCCGATACCCTGCGAGCTGACCCGAGCACATCGGCCAGATTTCAGGGAGTTCCAGCATGTCCGCAC encodes:
- a CDS encoding FxsA family protein produces the protein MRIFMLLFLLFPILELAVLISVGSAIGVLPTIALVIATSIFGGLMLRIAGITTAWRARERLARGEMPDQEVLQGLMMAVGGGLLLLPGFITDVIGLLCLLPFTRRKLVERVRRRAAEQAERQRAFADDLAARNGQPGSGGHRPNVLEGEYERRD
- a CDS encoding co-chaperone GroES — encoded protein: MKLRPLHDRVVIRRSEEETKTAGGIVLPGSAAEKPNQGEIVAVGTGRVLDSGEVRALAVKVGDKVVFGPYSGSNTVKVDGEDLLVMSENEILAVVEA
- the groL gene encoding chaperonin GroEL (60 kDa chaperone family; promotes refolding of misfolded polypeptides especially under stressful conditions; forms two stacked rings of heptamers to form a barrel-shaped 14mer; ends can be capped by GroES; misfolded proteins enter the barrel where they are refolded when GroES binds), whose translation is MAAKEVKFGDSARKKMLAGVNVLADAVKATLGPKGRNVVLEKSFGAPTITKDGVSVAKEIELKDRFENMGAQLVKDVASKANDAAGDGTTTATVLAQAIVNEGLKAVAAGMNPMDLKRGIDKATIAIVKELKNLSKPCADTKAIAQVGTISANSDNSIGDIIAEAMEKVGKEGVITVEEGSGLENELSVVEGMQFDRGYLSPYFINKPDTMVAELDSPLILLVDKKISNIREMLPVLEAVAKAGRPLLIVAEDVEGEALATLVVNNMRGIVKVAAVKAPGFGDRRKAMLQDIAILTGGTVISEEVGLSLESATLEHLGQAKRVVLNKENTTVIDGAGQQADIESRVAQIRKQVEDTSSDYDKEKLQERLAKLAGGVAVIKVGAGTEVEMKEKKARVEDALHATRAAVEEGVVPGGGVALVRALQSISELKGDNEDQNVGIALLRRAVEAPLRQIVANAGDEPSVVVDKVKQGSGNYGYNAATGVYGDMIEMGILDPAKVTRSALQAAASIGSLMITTEAMIAEVPDDKGAPAMPDMGGMGGMGGMM
- a CDS encoding DUF481 domain-containing protein, which produces MFTRTLLCLSLSTAAMPLMADTVWMKNGDRLTGTIKVLDGGKLLLETDYGGSIPLDWKKIATLDSEQELLVKENDITGERAKSLQASDAGKVTLANGDAPKTVELASIKQIMKPKPFVEDFMWKGNVDVAMDYKRAESDTDDYDIDVKTQARHGKWRHNATLDYNRELRNDVVSTDNWGTEYALDRFLDEQWFWQGRLEYKRDKIEDLERQRTIGTGPGYQFWDNELGALSVAGLLNRSDYEYSNGEKDNFYAISMRWDYNRYLIGKTFELFSTGELGKPLASAADYSLDAEVGLRYKVTDWASLNMKASKDQVSGSEGDKDETRYTVGFGVGW
- a CDS encoding SDR family oxidoreductase, which translates into the protein MQLEDKVIIITGGGQGLGRAMAEYLAEKRVRLALVDLNQEKLDDTAAACRALGVQARTYLCNVASEEQVTQTIAQIAEDFGSINGLVNNAGILRDGLTIKVKDGEMSKMSLAQWQSVIDVNLTGVFLCTREVAAKMIELQNEGAIINISSVSRAGNVGQANYSAAKAGVAADTVVWARELARYGIRVAGVAPGFIETDMVASMKPEALERMTAVIPLKRLGKPREIAHSVAYLLENDYFTGRILELDGGVRL
- a CDS encoding MGMT family protein, producing the protein MAKRQADYSMPLADADQQARRDALYLALAQVPTGKVVTYGQLADLAGLGRAARWVGRTLSQLPDGTVLPWHRVVAAGGRLSLTDDTPSGVEQRARLRVEGVLSHNGRVDIRRHGWRPLEHEA
- a CDS encoding HugZ family pyridoxamine 5'-phosphate oxidase; protein product: MSVQANRQARELLLGEYRGALSTHSRAMPGFPFGSVVPYCLDAQGWPLILISRIAQHTHNLKADAKCSLLVGERGAEDVQAVGRLTLLAEAKTLHEAADIEAAAERYYRYFPESRGYHSAHDFDFWRLQPVRWRYIGGFGAIHWLDQVALDNHFAGDTELRMLEHMNSDHADAIAHYVALSGLPATEPARMVGIDSEGFHLRIGHSLYWLAFPISCNTAGEVREALVRLARADTWPEQFETSA